In [Leptolyngbya] sp. PCC 7376, a genomic segment contains:
- a CDS encoding NUDIX hydrolase has product MTYRNPAPTVDIIIELINRPHRPIVLIERKNEPFGWAIPGGFVDYGESVETAAKREALEETSLEISLVKQFCVYSDPSRDRRKHTISIVFIATATGEPKAADDAKTIQIFQPWETPTDLCFDHGHILQDYWSYRHHGIRPCFGA; this is encoded by the coding sequence GTGACATATCGAAATCCTGCACCTACTGTCGATATCATTATCGAGCTTATAAACCGTCCTCATCGACCAATTGTCTTAATCGAGCGTAAAAATGAACCCTTCGGCTGGGCAATCCCTGGTGGATTTGTTGATTATGGTGAGTCTGTCGAAACCGCAGCAAAACGAGAAGCTTTAGAGGAAACATCGCTGGAAATCAGCTTAGTTAAGCAATTTTGTGTTTACTCTGACCCGTCGCGCGATCGCCGCAAACATACAATCAGCATCGTGTTTATTGCCACAGCGACAGGGGAGCCAAAGGCTGCTGACGACGCTAAGACGATTCAAATCTTTCAACCCTGGGAAACGCCAACTGATTTATGTTTTGATCATGGGCACATTTTGCAGGATTATTGGTCATACCGCCACCACGGGATTCGTCCCTGCTTTGGTGCCTAG
- a CDS encoding RidA family protein produces the protein MEKQIIRTDNAPAPVGPYNQAIAASGKMLFCSGQIAIDPSTNTILDGDVEAQTKQVMANLEAVLTAAGATWENVVKTGVFLKDMNDFGAVNKIYASYFDEATAPARACVEVARLPKDVLVEIECIAVL, from the coding sequence ATGGAAAAGCAAATCATTCGTACCGACAATGCCCCCGCACCCGTTGGCCCCTACAATCAGGCGATCGCCGCCAGTGGCAAAATGCTTTTTTGCTCTGGGCAGATTGCTATTGACCCCAGCACCAACACAATCCTTGATGGCGATGTCGAAGCTCAAACAAAACAAGTAATGGCTAACCTCGAAGCTGTTCTTACAGCAGCCGGTGCAACTTGGGAAAATGTGGTCAAAACAGGCGTTTTCCTAAAGGATATGAATGACTTTGGTGCTGTGAATAAAATCTATGCATCTTATTTCGATGAAGCGACAGCTCCTGCCCGTGCCTGCGTCGAAGTTGCACGCTTACCAAAAGATGTGCTTGTTGAAATTGAATGTATTGCTGTGCTCTAA
- a CDS encoding nuclease-related domain-containing protein, with protein sequence MKQITQSPQLQEFFAQSIQQKKNEQTQKIYRHFGNNQIGDWMAGANQWKNWVNELKGNYGEELTASLFNRLPDSWAMGRNIFIPTNHGKLTEVDLLIVGTRGIFLIEVKTWKGSFSAYKDSWKRRVGRQWVSIQKSPTKQNQYHQRMFKLWIKTQNLEINPTTISAPVIFPAAQWLGVKQCSVPTLSSLVDLVRLIQQKQDCLDHFQVEKVTEALKEVTIPSNKIQKPVKAQNLPRPKPKPILRKKI encoded by the coding sequence ATGAAACAAATTACCCAGTCGCCACAATTACAAGAGTTCTTTGCTCAAAGCATTCAACAAAAGAAAAACGAACAAACTCAGAAGATTTATCGTCATTTTGGCAATAATCAGATCGGGGATTGGATGGCTGGAGCCAATCAGTGGAAAAACTGGGTAAATGAATTAAAAGGTAATTATGGAGAAGAGTTGACGGCGTCCTTATTCAATCGATTGCCGGATTCATGGGCAATGGGTCGCAATATCTTTATTCCAACTAATCATGGCAAGTTAACCGAAGTAGATCTTCTCATCGTAGGAACAAGGGGGATTTTTTTAATCGAAGTTAAAACTTGGAAAGGTTCTTTTTCTGCATACAAGGATTCTTGGAAGAGGAGAGTTGGAAGACAATGGGTATCAATCCAAAAGAGTCCGACAAAGCAAAATCAATATCATCAGAGAATGTTTAAGTTGTGGATAAAGACCCAGAACTTAGAAATCAACCCTACAACTATATCTGCACCTGTTATTTTTCCTGCAGCCCAATGGCTTGGAGTTAAACAGTGTTCAGTGCCAACACTTTCTTCTCTTGTAGATTTGGTGAGATTAATACAACAGAAACAAGATTGTTTAGATCACTTTCAAGTTGAGAAGGTTACCGAAGCTTTAAAAGAAGTCACTATCCCATCCAATAAAATTCAGAAGCCAGTAAAAGCCCAAAACCTCCCTCGGCCTAAGCCTAAGCCAATTCTTAGGAAAAAGATTTAA
- a CDS encoding DUF445 domain-containing protein, which translates to MNFWTLLVPPVAGTVIGYFTNDIAINMLFRPYKPIYLGDRRLPFTPGLIPRNQDRLARNISRIIMGSLLTPDELQKLAKKLLQTERIDSAIRWLLKLAFEQIQGEQEQKTANILADILHDLFSESLPRLIKIWAREEDFLEDQAYQLFDQVILDFQLSETQSRQFTDWILRVILTPDNIRQALIDFLTDKNIEIIDAGFREKSSGTYWVVANIFGLKSSLTRLRAFCLEEREIANARLQELLLSLKVRKKLRRWLQSLSLQNLPVATVRQLRKTFHQTIRSYLQDKGSDLIKYVGDSVDWKNIALIILRRLQSSRVVNQSLGAVSQELALVLERYLEKDLEKLIAQVIPILAIDQVIIDRINATSPRELERAIQGIVKNELQAIVNLGGILGFFVGIVQSVILLVN; encoded by the coding sequence TTGAATTTTTGGACATTATTAGTGCCTCCAGTGGCGGGCACTGTCATTGGTTATTTCACCAACGATATAGCAATCAATATGCTATTTCGCCCCTATAAGCCCATCTATCTTGGCGATCGCCGTCTCCCTTTCACTCCTGGCCTCATTCCCCGTAACCAAGACCGTTTGGCCCGCAACATTTCGCGGATCATTATGGGGTCTCTACTGACGCCAGATGAACTCCAAAAATTAGCAAAAAAACTCCTCCAGACTGAACGGATCGATTCAGCTATTCGTTGGCTACTGAAACTTGCTTTCGAACAAATTCAAGGAGAACAAGAACAGAAAACAGCAAATATTTTGGCGGATATTTTGCATGATCTGTTTAGTGAATCATTACCTCGACTGATTAAAATTTGGGCACGAGAAGAAGATTTTTTAGAAGATCAGGCCTATCAACTTTTTGACCAAGTCATCCTAGACTTTCAGCTGAGTGAAACCCAATCTCGTCAATTTACAGACTGGATTTTACGCGTTATTTTGACGCCCGATAATATTCGTCAAGCCCTAATCGATTTTTTGACTGATAAAAATATTGAAATTATCGATGCTGGTTTTCGGGAAAAATCTAGTGGTACCTATTGGGTTGTCGCGAATATCTTTGGCCTGAAAAGTAGTCTCACACGCCTACGGGCATTTTGTTTAGAAGAACGAGAAATTGCTAACGCACGCCTACAAGAATTACTACTCTCGTTAAAAGTACGAAAAAAATTACGGCGATGGTTGCAAAGTTTATCCTTGCAGAATCTACCAGTGGCGACAGTCCGACAGCTCCGTAAAACCTTCCATCAAACTATCCGGAGTTATCTGCAAGATAAAGGGTCAGATCTCATCAAATATGTTGGTGATTCGGTGGATTGGAAGAATATTGCGTTGATAATTTTGCGTCGCTTGCAATCCTCGCGAGTTGTCAATCAATCTCTTGGCGCAGTCAGTCAAGAACTGGCTCTGGTGTTGGAGCGCTATCTCGAAAAAGATCTCGAAAAATTGATTGCTCAGGTGATTCCTATTTTGGCGATCGATCAGGTGATTATTGACCGCATTAATGCGACTAGTCCTCGTGAACTCGAACGCGCTATCCAAGGCATCGTAAAAAATGAGCTTCAGGCGATCGTTAATCTAGGTGGAATTTTAGGCTTTTTTGTGGGAATAGTTCAGTCGGTGATTTTGCTGGTGAATTAG
- a CDS encoding peptidoglycan-binding protein yields MKPNYGNNSAALNPVTRRNKTYLSCWYHPKLFSRVLSLCLVLFGNVIVTNIPISPVFAATACTTMSRGSQGDNVKALQQTLTNNGFDAGPADGQFGELTEIALKSFQRTNNLDPDGMVGPATCTALIRLNNSELIAAAPTPTTSPQPAPSGGVTATASPVPTPATPPPSNVSPSPAPVAQQPSPAPSSSSKPYQVVIPVRDNENTLGSVRSIVSGAKQDRTRLGTFVNAGNYSNRYEAESLSNALKARGFDARVVRR; encoded by the coding sequence ATGAAGCCTAATTACGGAAACAATTCAGCTGCTTTGAACCCTGTCACCCGCCGCAATAAAACATATCTAAGCTGCTGGTATCACCCCAAACTTTTTAGCCGTGTATTGAGCCTTTGTCTCGTACTGTTCGGTAATGTTATCGTCACGAATATCCCAATAAGCCCTGTTTTTGCTGCGACCGCCTGCACGACAATGAGTCGTGGTTCTCAGGGCGACAATGTTAAAGCACTCCAGCAAACCTTAACTAACAATGGTTTTGATGCTGGCCCCGCCGATGGTCAATTTGGTGAGCTTACAGAAATTGCACTGAAAAGTTTTCAGAGAACGAATAATCTTGACCCCGATGGCATGGTTGGCCCTGCGACCTGTACTGCTTTAATTCGTCTGAATAATTCTGAATTGATTGCAGCGGCTCCTACGCCCACAACATCTCCCCAACCTGCTCCTTCTGGTGGAGTAACAGCTACAGCATCTCCCGTTCCGACACCTGCAACGCCGCCACCATCCAATGTGTCTCCTTCTCCGGCACCCGTTGCGCAACAGCCGAGTCCTGCCCCCTCTAGCAGCTCAAAACCCTACCAAGTAGTCATTCCCGTTAGAGATAATGAGAATACTTTGGGTTCTGTCCGCTCAATTGTTTCCGGGGCAAAACAAGATCGCACTCGTCTCGGTACTTTTGTGAATGCCGGCAACTATAGTAATCGTTATGAGGCAGAAAGTCTTAGTAATGCTCTGAAAGCTCGTGGGTTTGATGCACGGGTTGTCCGACGCTAA
- a CDS encoding TrkA family potassium uptake protein: protein MQPRIIICGLGRTGYKIFRLLSQQGAEVIGISDRPMSLNSKAVIVGDPRQATTLIHAGIREAQALVLANNDDALNLAVLTQAQVLNPHLRIVNRLYNQTLGDRLDQTLPEHVSMSVSALAAPIFAFAALGNKAIGQLNLYEKTWPIHEEVIDRDHEWLGHSLSEFWENPDRMLIHYLPAKGEEDLVSAVVAGKQLQVGDHLILGTPPTVKSKRGSIFRKILKAIANLRQYQHHVRPMTLVITALLITICVATFTYVFVNFDLSLVDALYFSVGMITGAGGKEEVAELAPDWVKLFTAIMMVVGAGVIGICYALINDFILGSRIRQFWDATKIPNQNHFVICGLGGMGMAIARQLHQQGHDVVVLEDDHKNRFLNSARALGIPVIITDASVGDSLHDAYISRAEALIAATSQDMTNVEIALSAKAIRPDLSVIVRIQDANFAQSAQEVFDFDLVLSPTELSTHSFAAAALGGRILGNGMTDDLLWVALATNITNIHPFCGQVVRDAAIAINFVPLYAESAGENIHGWPLLDHTLNPGDVLYLTIAANGLQNLWRRNMDDEPDLNPSLKNANVKTLGAFIPQSP, encoded by the coding sequence ATGCAACCGAGGATAATCATTTGTGGCTTAGGGCGCACGGGATACAAGATTTTTCGCCTACTCTCGCAACAAGGGGCTGAGGTCATTGGTATTAGCGATCGCCCAATGTCTCTCAACTCTAAAGCGGTCATTGTCGGAGATCCGCGCCAAGCAACGACATTAATCCACGCAGGCATCCGTGAGGCTCAAGCTCTAGTCCTGGCCAATAATGATGATGCTTTAAATCTGGCAGTGCTTACCCAGGCACAAGTCCTAAATCCGCATCTCCGGATTGTGAATCGTCTCTACAATCAAACGCTTGGCGATCGCCTCGATCAGACTTTGCCAGAGCATGTCTCGATGAGTGTTTCTGCTTTAGCTGCCCCTATTTTTGCGTTTGCAGCTCTGGGCAATAAGGCCATCGGTCAACTCAATTTATATGAAAAAACATGGCCTATCCATGAGGAAGTTATCGATCGTGATCATGAGTGGCTAGGGCATTCTCTGAGTGAATTCTGGGAAAATCCAGATCGGATGTTAATTCACTATTTGCCCGCGAAAGGTGAGGAAGATCTGGTGTCAGCCGTTGTTGCTGGCAAACAGCTGCAAGTGGGCGATCATCTTATTTTAGGGACACCGCCAACAGTTAAAAGTAAGCGTGGCTCCATCTTCCGTAAAATCCTGAAGGCGATCGCCAATCTCCGGCAATATCAACATCATGTACGCCCAATGACCCTCGTGATTACGGCGTTGTTAATCACGATCTGTGTCGCCACCTTTACCTATGTTTTCGTCAATTTTGATCTGTCCTTAGTCGATGCTCTGTATTTTTCTGTGGGGATGATCACAGGGGCAGGGGGCAAAGAAGAAGTTGCTGAACTCGCACCTGACTGGGTAAAACTGTTTACCGCGATCATGATGGTCGTTGGGGCTGGGGTCATCGGGATTTGCTATGCCCTAATAAATGACTTTATTCTCGGTAGTCGGATCCGACAATTTTGGGATGCAACAAAAATTCCTAACCAAAATCATTTTGTAATTTGTGGGCTTGGGGGCATGGGCATGGCGATCGCCCGTCAGTTGCACCAGCAAGGCCATGATGTTGTCGTTCTTGAAGATGACCATAAAAACCGCTTTTTAAATAGTGCCCGCGCCCTTGGTATTCCTGTAATTATTACCGATGCTAGCGTCGGAGACAGTTTACACGATGCCTATATTAGCCGTGCTGAAGCTTTAATCGCTGCGACAAGCCAAGACATGACCAACGTTGAGATTGCCCTCAGTGCCAAGGCTATTCGCCCAGATCTCTCCGTCATTGTCAGAATTCAAGACGCAAATTTTGCGCAATCAGCCCAAGAAGTTTTCGACTTTGATCTTGTCCTTTCTCCCACCGAACTCTCCACCCATTCCTTTGCTGCGGCTGCCCTTGGTGGTCGCATTCTAGGTAATGGGATGACCGATGATCTCCTCTGGGTTGCCCTTGCGACAAACATCACCAATATCCATCCCTTCTGTGGTCAGGTGGTTCGCGATGCGGCGATCGCCATTAATTTTGTGCCGCTCTATGCTGAATCTGCTGGTGAAAATATTCATGGCTGGCCTTTACTCGACCACACCTTAAACCCTGGAGATGTGCTGTATCTCACCATTGCGGCCAATGGCTTACAAAATTTATGGCGGCGCAATATGGATGATGAACCTGACCTAAATCCCTCTCTCAAAAACGCAAATGTAAAGACCCTCGGCGCATTTATCCCGCAGTCTCCATAA
- a CDS encoding crossover junction endodeoxyribonuclease RuvC, giving the protein MRWLGIDPGLAIIGWAVLDETGGTIPDILEFGTIETDKALSTPRRLLEIEQDYSELLNEFQPEAIAVEMPFFSRQIKAAGGVLQGVGVLNMVSLRERDIEPIFLHQSSWKCHIGNAKADKREVALMVQSIFNIENMPIDDSVDAIAIAYAASCGLRNNI; this is encoded by the coding sequence ATGCGATGGCTAGGCATTGACCCCGGATTAGCAATTATTGGTTGGGCTGTCCTCGATGAAACAGGGGGAACGATTCCCGATATTCTCGAATTCGGCACCATTGAAACCGACAAAGCCCTATCCACTCCCCGTCGCCTCCTCGAAATCGAACAGGATTACAGCGAACTGCTCAATGAATTTCAACCCGAGGCGATCGCCGTAGAAATGCCTTTCTTCAGTCGTCAAATTAAAGCAGCAGGGGGAGTCTTACAAGGAGTCGGGGTTCTAAATATGGTGAGTTTGAGAGAGCGGGATATCGAACCAATTTTCCTACACCAATCCAGCTGGAAATGCCATATCGGTAATGCAAAAGCCGATAAACGCGAAGTTGCGCTGATGGTGCAATCAATTTTTAATATCGAAAATATGCCCATCGATGACAGTGTCGATGCCATTGCGATCGCCTATGCTGCATCCTGTGGGCTTCGCAATAATATCTAA
- a CDS encoding ArsA family ATPase, translating into MAFILTFLGKGGVGCSTVAIAAAKKFASEGSRVLLVGQDPSPAWGLPLGIEPSSEPQSIGANLSAVQIMTVAALENGWEEVKSIEAKYLRSPTLKNVYGQELGILPGMDGAVALKQIWDYDKSGNYDVIVYDGDGDLNTLRLLGTPEIGSWYVRRFREVFKQSDLGRAISPFVQPVTSAILNVSWTMDTFGDEPTNEANQILDEGKKVIADPAKFAAYLVTNGSAASIAKAKYLWGSAQQVNVTIGGVVFNQSDNSDALGDNFAPLSISTLPKANEGDWETLQSNLPDFKQAITAPKPLIIDSSARQVKVFLPTFDKKQVKLTQYGTEITIEAGDQRRNILLPPPLKGAPVKGAKFQDQYLIISL; encoded by the coding sequence ATGGCATTTATTTTGACGTTTTTGGGCAAAGGTGGGGTCGGTTGTTCCACGGTGGCGATCGCCGCAGCGAAGAAGTTTGCCAGCGAAGGATCACGGGTATTACTCGTCGGTCAGGATCCTAGTCCAGCATGGGGTTTGCCATTGGGCATTGAACCAAGTTCTGAACCTCAAAGTATTGGTGCCAATTTGTCAGCAGTGCAAATTATGACTGTGGCGGCCCTCGAAAATGGTTGGGAAGAGGTGAAGTCCATTGAAGCGAAATATCTGCGATCGCCAACGCTTAAAAACGTTTATGGTCAAGAGTTGGGCATTTTACCGGGGATGGATGGTGCAGTTGCTCTGAAGCAAATTTGGGATTACGACAAAAGCGGCAATTATGATGTCATCGTTTATGACGGTGACGGCGATCTCAATACTTTGAGACTGTTGGGTACGCCCGAAATTGGCAGTTGGTATGTCCGTCGATTCAGAGAAGTGTTTAAACAATCTGATCTCGGTCGTGCCATTTCTCCCTTTGTGCAACCGGTCACCAGCGCTATTCTCAATGTGTCTTGGACAATGGATACTTTTGGGGATGAGCCTACCAATGAAGCGAATCAAATCCTCGACGAAGGTAAAAAGGTGATCGCCGATCCCGCGAAATTTGCCGCTTATCTTGTGACCAATGGCAGTGCTGCATCTATCGCAAAAGCGAAATATCTTTGGGGGAGTGCCCAGCAAGTTAATGTGACCATCGGCGGCGTTGTGTTCAACCAAAGCGACAATAGCGATGCTCTCGGCGATAATTTTGCGCCCCTATCGATCAGTACATTGCCAAAAGCGAATGAAGGGGATTGGGAAACTTTGCAAAGTAATCTACCAGACTTTAAACAGGCGATCACCGCACCGAAGCCCTTGATTATTGACAGTTCTGCTCGCCAAGTGAAAGTCTTTTTACCCACATTCGACAAAAAACAAGTGAAGCTGACCCAGTACGGCACAGAAATCACCATCGAGGCAGGCGACCAAAGACGTAATATTTTGTTGCCACCTCCCCTTAAAGGTGCTCCCGTGAAAGGCGCGAAATTCCAAGATCAATATCTGATCATTTCCCTCTAA